tggcctctcccgttgcggagcacaggctccggacgcgcaggctcagcggccatggcccacgggcccagccgctccgcggcacgtgggatcctcccggaccggggcacaaacccgtgtctcctgcatcagcaggcggactctcaaccactgcgccaccagggaagcccaggaacaggatttttaacttgattaaatttaaacataaatagccacatatggctactgTGTTTAACAGCACAGTTTTAGAGCCTTTCTGAATCCTCCCCAGCCTTATACCCACCCTGTACCTAGAGTTATTTCCCTGAATCTGCCTTCTTAAGCCACTCACCACTCAACCACTTGGGTTTAATCCAAATTTGTCAGTCAGTTCGGTAACTTTTTATTGTGTCCACACTCCTCCCTTAAACCTGTTAACAGGTGGCCACGTCCCTTTCATCTTCCATGGTGCTTGCTTCAGTGCTATACTTCCAGGTCTGGTGTTTCAGCCTTGGGTGTTAAGCACTGCCTTCTTTCTCTGAGTTGGGAGTTTACTAATCACACCCATTGGGGGCGGGGCTTGTAGGCTGCTCCAGTCTGAGCCTCTTCGACCCCCCATTAGACAAGTGTCCAGGCTGCCAAGATGCCAGGGCCAAGACCTCGGAAGGGCCCTCAGGCCAGTGACCAGGGTGTGGCAGCTGCCAAGCAGGTACGGATATACAGCCTCCTTCACCTTCACCTTCACCTCTGGGTCAGTCTGAGCGTGAGGGTCTCTGACAACTCGGGCAAACTGGGTCACCTGTGTGGTTTCCCTGTTCGTCTAGAGACTTTGAGCCATGCCTCCTGGAGTTGGCAGAACGCTTAGAGACCCTCTGACCcgcccctgccacacacatgtgGGAGATGAGGCCTGATCTCTCGTGTGTTTCAACCCAGGCTTCCTCCTGCCATGGCCACCTCCATATGAATGATCTGGAGGGTTCAAGAACTGCCAGAGTTTAGGGTGTTCTGGTGGAGTCTCAGTGCTCTCATGGATTCCTCATTTAGGGCCACAGCTTTGCTTGCCCACAACTTGGGCTGTGGCCCAAGTCGGGGACTGATGGAGTCTctaattttctccctttatttcttctggGTGCAAGTTCTGAGACTTCTTAGCCCATTTTTATTGTCTTAAAAGAGGCAGGTAAGGGAGGTGGTAGGATAAAGGGCATAGACTCAAGACACAGGaccttattttaaattctagctctgccacttacaaggCTGTCTCAGTTTCATctgaaaatggagataaaaataggaCCTACCtttacttagagtagtcaaattcatagagacaaagagtagaatagtggttgggggggggatggggagttgtttaatgggtagagtttcagttttgcaagataagaAGTGTTCTGTGAATGGATGGTGGTGATTGCTGCATAACAATGTGGATGTACTTAACGCCACTGAACtctacacttaaaaattgttaagatgGTAGTTTTCATGCTACatgtgttttaccacaatttaaaagaaaataggacGTATCTCAGGATAATGAGAAGTAACTGAGATAATCACATAGAGTGCTACTACATACCCTGCCTGGCAGCTAGTGCTGTTATTGTTGCTAGTAATCGTAATGGTAGTGTGGTCTTACTGGGTTCTTTGTAGAGTCACCAGGGAAATAAGCGTCCCGGGGATAATGttgcaggcctcagtttccctttctgcACATTAGTCCCCACAGACAGCGAAGGAGCCGCTGAGCTCCTGGAGGCTGGCTCTGGGGCTGGGCTCCACCCTCTGCCTCGTGTGTGTCTCTTCTCAGCTTGGGCTGTTTATGGAGTTTAGCCCTGAGGACGTGCTGCTGGGAATGGAGGAGACTGAAGATGATGGGGACCTGGAGGCTGAGCTGCTGGCCCTCACTGGGGAAGTGGGGACCACAGGCAAGAAGCCAGCACCCAAGGGGCAGGGTGAGTTTGGAGCACTTGATGCTGGGACCAGGTGGGCTCTGCAGTGGGTGGGGAGGGTCCTCTCCTCACAGCTGTGGGGAGCCAGCCAGATCATCCAGTCCTTCTGATATCCATGTCCCTTCTGCAGCATTCTCACCAAGAGGCCATCTTGCCCTGCTCACTTGCCTGTGTGATGGGGAGCTCGCTCCTTTCTGGACTGTGCCCTCTCCCTTGTGGACAGTCAGCAGTCTGAGTCGCAGGCTGACTCAGGTCCCTATCCTTAGCCCTAGCCAGGGCCTGGTATAGACTAGGGGCTCAGCACAGACTGAATTGGGCACATAATGAGTGCACAGAAATTGTGTCGAATGAATAAGTGGTATGTCCCTCCCCAGCTTAGAAGAGGACAGAGACCTGAAGCCTGGGAGGGTCAGAGGGTCTAAACCAGGAACCCTTAGAGAGAACCATCTCCCATCCCATGTGCTCCTGAGCTGAGGACAAGGAGAGGACCCAAGAAGCGGCTCACTGTTCTGGGAGAACAATGGCCATCACTTCTCTCTCAGTCCAAACCTGCTTTGGGTTTCAtgagcctgggtttgaatcttggctctgccatttaccaggATTGCAATGTTAGGAAATTAATAAAGTTCTCAGTTTACTCATACATAAAATGTGGATAGTattacctgtctttttttttggctacactgcacagcttgtgggatcttagttccccaaccagggatggaacccaggccctcggcagtgaaagcgcagagtcctaacctctggactgccaggaatTGCCAGTATTACCTATCTTGCACAATTACTGTGAAGCTCAAATGAAtgttaaaaatctttatatatatgtgaaaGGTGTGGTTAGGGGGAATGGATGGATATGTCTGTGAATAACTACCACAGCAAAAGTGCCAAGAAAGGAGCAGCTTGTTGCCTGTTGGAGGGCCTGGAAAGGTTTCCCTGCTGAGGGTCTTCTGTGCTGGGTCATAAAGGAAAAGCAGAGGTGGGACTTTGGctgtgggaaggaaggaggatttCTACCTGGGTGTGTCTACCAGCTCAGTGGATTGAAGACCCTCCTTTACTCCTTGGGAATCTTTTCTGAGTTGTTGTGaccctcttcccccagcccccctGCCTATGGCCCACATCGAGAAGTTGGCGGCGGACTGTATGCGggatgtggaggaggaggaggaggaggaagggctggaggAGGATGCAGACTTGCTGGTGCGTCTGCCGGGCTGCTGTTGGAGGGCTCTGTGGTCAAGCCTGTGGAGGAGGCCTGGGGTTTTTCCCTTTGTGTGCTCTGATGTTGACTGAGTGCCTTGCCCTTCTTGGGCCCTTTTCCTGACTCTATGGTGTGAGATCTGTCCCCTTTGATGTGTGGTCTGAGCTCTGTACTTGGGGATTCTCAGATTTGGAGGCTTCACTGATTTCAAGCCTATCCCTGGTCAGATTAAAGGAGTGTTTTGGTGAAGGGGACTTTCAGGCACAGTGAGTGATACTGGGAAATACTGCTGGGGGAGAGTGTCCTTGATTCTCAGGTCCTGCCGTGGGTATGGTCATGAGGCTCCCCAGCTCCTGGGACTTGTGTCTCCCCAGACTGAGCTGCAGGAGGTCCTGGGTGCAGATGAGGAGGCTGGGCCCTTGGATGGTGATGAGACAGCCAGCCCAGGTGGCTCTGAGGAGAAGGAACAGGAAAACATTGAATCTCCAGTGCAGACAGCTCTCCTAACAGCTCCAGTCCCAGCGGCTCAGGTGGGTTCTGGAGGGGTCCAGTGTGCCTTTGTCCATGTCCTTTGTGCCTGCATGTCCATGTATAGCACACACGGAACACGGCTTGCCTAGGAAGACTGTGGTAACCCTTTCCAGGGCCCTCCTTCAGCAGCTGCCCCAAGCAGAGGCTGAGCCCAAGAAACTCCTTGGTGGTTGCCGGCCTCAAAGGCCTCTCTGTTCTCCCAGACCGCCCCCTGCAGCCATTTCCTGGCCTCCACAGATTGTCTGGGCCTCTGTGTTTGCCTCTGACATGGCCTCTGGCCTCTCCAGTGAGTCTTTGCCTCCCACCTTGAGGCTTTTAGGTTCTTCCTTCTCCTTGAATCCAAGAGCTTCGTTTTCCAGGGAAGCTTCCTTGCAGGGAGAGAGCAGCAAGGGCCTAGCTGGCCCTGGAGAGGCCAGGCCCTGAACTCAAGTACCTACAGGCTGGAGGGCCTCAGGGGCTGCAGGCTCTGCTGGAGGATCGGATCCACAACTACCAGGAGGCGGTGGCCAGTGCCAAGGAGACAGGTGAAGCAGCCAAAGCCAGACGCTGTGAGCGCGGCCTGAAGGTGGGTTGGGCTCGGCTGGGGAGCAGGGCTAGTAGTGGGGCTGAGGGCAGAGAGGGCAGAGGGTGAGGCACGGGAGGAGCTTGGGCCAGCAGAGGGGAAGCCTCCCCGCCAGCCTCACGGAGGTGAAGGACCCTTGGCCTGTCTTTGAGCAGGGTCCAGGCCGTGATGGCTGGCTAGGTTTCTGGTTCTTCTCTCCCTCAGACTCTGGAGTCCCAGCTGGCTGCTGTGAGGAAAGGCAGGAAGATCAGTGAGGATGAGATCCCACCTCCAGTGGCCTTGGGCAAGAGGCCCCTGGCCCCTCAGGAAACAACCAACAGGAGCCCTGAAGCAGAACCCCCAGCTCCCCACTCCGTGGAGCCAGGTATCTGGAGAGAGTCAGATCCCATCCTGGTTCCCAAGGTCAGAGCCCAGGGCCTGCCTCCCCATCCTGCCGTTGTTCCCTTGCTGTCAGTCACACCTTCCCTAAGAGGTCCTCAGGCCAACTAGATCTGGAGGCACTGGTGACCTTCTTCTTTGACCTTCATGTCCTCTCTGTGGACTTTTTGTTTCTCCATAGACAACCCCTCCCAGCCtgagacaagcctcttgggcagCCCCAGTATTTCTGGCCCCCCTGATTCAGACGCAGACCCACGGGCCTTGCTGTTGGCCCGACAGAGAGAGTACAAAGTGGCTGCCCTGAACGCCAAGCGGGCTGGAGACCTAGATCGTGCCCGAGAGCTCATGAAGATTGGGAAGGTATGGCATCTGGTTCAGAGGTCCTGTGTCCAatccctcatttcacagatggggcggtgacctgctcaaggtcacacaactagacTGGACTTCAGTGAGACTGGCCTGAGGGGGAGTTTTTCAGCCCAGATCCTTGGGATTCCCTGGCTTATGCCCACACCTGCTTTTCTTCCTACTGCAGAGATTTGGGGCCGTCCTGGAGGCCCTGGAGAAGGGGCAGCCTGTGGACCTGAGTGCCATGCCCCCAGCACCTGAGGGTCAGTGTGGGAATGGGAGTGGGGAGCCTGCTCAGGCTGGGGCTGGCCAGGCACCCCACCCATACCTACACCTCTGCTCTGGGTCCCCCAGACCTGAAGCCCCTCCCACAGGCTTCCAAGGCCTCCACAGCACCCTCAGATGTACACCCAGCAGTGGAGCGAGTGCAGCCAGTGATGGCCCCTGACATCCCGGCCACCCCAGGTAGGAACAGATGATGCTACCATGGAGTGGGGGCCTGGGGGGAGGCAGGCAGAGCTGAGGccatctcctttctcctttcaaGTGGCCCCTAGTGAGCCACAGACAGTGCTGGACGCCCTGCAGCAGAGGCTGAACAAGTACCGTGAGGCAGGCGCCCAGGCTCGGGGCAGCAGGGATGAGCGCAAGGCCCGGATGCACGAGCGCATTGCCAAGGTGGGCCTGCAGCGTCCCTCCCCGGCTGGCTGCTGTCTGTCTGCTCCCTGGTCTTTGAGTTttcatctgtctgtctctctctggagCTCTTGCCGCCTCAGGGGCTCTTTttcctcctggggctgctgtctttgtcctcttctgtctctccctGATTGGAGCCTGCAGACTGCTGCCCACCATCagtttccccccttccttcccttgcaGCAATATCAAGATGCCATTCGAGCCCACCGAGCAGGACGGAAAGTTGACTTTGCTGAGTTGCCTGTTCCTCCAGGTGAGTGGGGCTTGGCCTGGGGGCTTATGAGGTCCCTGAGCAGGATCGGGGGAAGGGGAAATGATTTCTCACAGATCTGCCTCTGCTCTGGGGGAGCCACCCATCCCAGCCATGCCCAGGAGGACCCACACAGGACCGGCAGCAATCTGGTGCCTCCCCAAGGCTACCCGAGCCCTCTCCCTGTTGTCTCTCTTCTACAGGATTCCCCCCTATACCTGGCTGGGAGCCCACTATGGGTACTGAGGAGGATGTGGTGGCAGCTACTTTAGCAGCTGCCCAGAAACTGGCCTCCTCAGAGGATACAGCCCCCGCAGAGGAAGATGAGGACGAGGACAAGGTTTGGCTGAGTGCCCGAGGCTCCAGGGGTTGGTGGGGGGAAACAGCAGATGAGGGATGAACCCAAACACTGGTGTCCATACTAACAAGCCCAGCAAGGTAGATATTCTTTCTTCTACTTCACAGAGAAAAAACTTGGGCAAGGGCACCCAGCTAGGAATTAGCAGAGCTGGATTCAGACCAAGGTGTTTCTGACtccagggcccaggtttgatccccatTACCCTGCTGTCTCATATTGGGGGGTTAGCTCAGAGAGCTTTTGAGGCTTCTTCTAGCTCTGAGACTCTCTAGGGCCCACGAGGGAAAGCCATTCATTTCAGGTCATGCAGTGAGTAGTACAGTGTTAGGAAGAGAGCCCAGGTCTGCAAACTGCCATGGCCGGGGTGGGGAACAGCCTCCTGTGACAGCCTCCTGGGCACTTGCAGGATGAGCCCCCAGCCAAGGCCCCAGTGGCCAGGAAGCCAGCACAGCCTCTGGTCCCTTCATCCCGGCCCCTGCCTGAGCCCAAAGCCTCGAGTTCTAAGGAGTCACTGAGTCCAGCTGGTGAGTTGGGGAGAAGAGGGATGGAGTGAAGGCTCCAGTGAGAGGCAGGCATGGCTCTAACCAGTGTCCCCTCCCTCCAGTGCGAGAGCAGGTGGCCCTGCTGCAGGCACGGAGACTGCAGTACCAGAGGGCAGCCCTGCAGGCCAAGCGTGGCCAGGACCTGGAGCAGGCCAAAGCCCATCTGCGGGTGGCCAAATCCCTTGAGGCTCAGATCATCCAGGTGCGAGCTGGCCGACCTGTGGACCTCGCCAAGGTGAGTGTCGCCTGGTTAACGAGCAGCAGGACTTCTCAGGCAGAGAGGTGGGTGGCCGGCTGCACATGCAGACTGTGAGCAAGGTTGCTGCTTGGAGGAGGTGGGACCTGAATAGGATGTGGTGACAGCTGAGAAGGCCTTGTGCTTATGCGTCTCTCTGTCCCATGACCCCAAGAGAGGCCAGGGGAGGCCAGGGGGGCTGCCTGTGGTGAGAGCTGACCAGGTCGGGCAAGGCCAGAGGAAAGCAGAGCATTGTATCAGCCTGTGATAGGATGGCAGGCAATGAGCTCCCATCACTGGAGGTTACTAGAAGCTGGAGAAACATTTAGTTTGGATTCCTGTGTCTGTTAGGCTCAGTAGAAAAATCTGACTCTTGAGGCCCCTGAGGGGCCTTGTGACCTGGGCAGGTGCCTTCACCCTTAACGGATGAGGAGGGTGACTTCATCCTGATCCACCATGAGGACCTGCGACTCTCTCAGAAGGCTGAGGAGGTGTATGCCCAGCTACAAAGAATGCTTCTGGAGCAACATGAGGTCAGTAGACTGCTTGTCTGTCCTCCCCTTTCAGTACCCGCAGCTTCCCCTTGGTGAAAGGCAAGATAGGATTCAAATTCTAGCTCTTCTACTTacttggctgtgtgatcttgggtaaagcacttcccttctctgaaccacattttcctcatctataaaatggatgatTAATGCCCCTCTTGCAGGGTGGTTATGAAGTTCAAACAGACTGGAGGGGGAATTACTTTGAAGATGGGAGGAAGAAGTGTTTGGGGAgacagatatgtgtgtgtgtgtgtgtgtgtgtgtgtatatatatatatatatatatatatatatatatatatatgtaaggtaTACATAGATGTATAATTGGGTGTATGTGTATCTATCTGAACGGCTGCCTACAAGTCTGCTTTCTAAAGTGATGTTTctattaggttttttaaaaaaattttattaattagtttatttttggctgccttgggtcttttgtgctgcacgtgggctttctctgattgcagcgagctggggctactcttcattgctgtgtgcgggcttctcattgccgtggcttctcttgttgtggagcacgggctctagcacaggcttcagtagttgtggcacacgggctcagtagttgtggctcgtgggctctaaggcgcaggctcagtagttctggcgcatgggcttagttgctccgcggcatgtgggatctgcccggaccagggctcgaa
This genomic stretch from Kogia breviceps isolate mKogBre1 chromosome 1, mKogBre1 haplotype 1, whole genome shotgun sequence harbors:
- the CC2D1B gene encoding coiled-coil and C2 domain-containing protein 1B isoform X1, whose amino-acid sequence is MFGILFPFLSPKIFITQHWHHRLQEAFSLCWTSVQAAKMPGPRPRKGPQASDQGVAAAKQLGLFMEFSPEDVLLGMEETEDDGDLEAELLALTGEVGTTGKKPAPKGQAPLPMAHIEKLAADCMRDVEEEEEEEGLEEDADLLTELQEVLGADEEAGPLDGDETASPGGSEEKEQENIESPVQTALLTAPVPAAQAGGPQGLQALLEDRIHNYQEAVASAKETGEAAKARRCERGLKTLESQLAAVRKGRKISEDEIPPPVALGKRPLAPQETTNRSPEAEPPAPHSVEPDNPSQPETSLLGSPSISGPPDSDADPRALLLARQREYKVAALNAKRAGDLDRARELMKIGKRFGAVLEALEKGQPVDLSAMPPAPEDLKPLPQASKASTAPSDVHPAVERVQPVMAPDIPATPVAPSEPQTVLDALQQRLNKYREAGAQARGSRDERKARMHERIAKQYQDAIRAHRAGRKVDFAELPVPPGFPPIPGWEPTMGTEEDVVAATLAAAQKLASSEDTAPAEEDEDEDKDEPPAKAPVARKPAQPLVPSSRPLPEPKASSSKESLSPAVREQVALLQARRLQYQRAALQAKRGQDLEQAKAHLRVAKSLEAQIIQVRAGRPVDLAKVPSPLTDEEGDFILIHHEDLRLSQKAEEVYAQLQRMLLEQHEKCVLFSKQFMHQGNVAETTRFEKLAQDRKKQLEILHLAQAQGLDPPSHHFELKTFQTVRIFAELNSTEMHLIVVRGMNLPAPPGVTPDDLDAFVRFEFHYPNSDQAQKNKTAVVKNTNSPEFDQLFKLNINRNHRGFRRVIQSKGIKFEIFHKGSFFRSDKLVGTAHLKLERLENECEIREIVEVLDGRKPTGGKLEVKVRLREPLSGQDVQMVTENWLVLEPRGL
- the CC2D1B gene encoding coiled-coil and C2 domain-containing protein 1B isoform X2 → MPGPRPRKGPQASDQGVAAAKQLGLFMEFSPEDVLLGMEETEDDGDLEAELLALTGEVGTTGKKPAPKGQAPLPMAHIEKLAADCMRDVEEEEEEEGLEEDADLLTELQEVLGADEEAGPLDGDETASPGGSEEKEQENIESPVQTALLTAPVPAAQAGGPQGLQALLEDRIHNYQEAVASAKETGEAAKARRCERGLKTLESQLAAVRKGRKISEDEIPPPVALGKRPLAPQETTNRSPEAEPPAPHSVEPDNPSQPETSLLGSPSISGPPDSDADPRALLLARQREYKVAALNAKRAGDLDRARELMKIGKRFGAVLEALEKGQPVDLSAMPPAPEDLKPLPQASKASTAPSDVHPAVERVQPVMAPDIPATPVAPSEPQTVLDALQQRLNKYREAGAQARGSRDERKARMHERIAKQYQDAIRAHRAGRKVDFAELPVPPGFPPIPGWEPTMGTEEDVVAATLAAAQKLASSEDTAPAEEDEDEDKDEPPAKAPVARKPAQPLVPSSRPLPEPKASSSKESLSPAVREQVALLQARRLQYQRAALQAKRGQDLEQAKAHLRVAKSLEAQIIQVRAGRPVDLAKVPSPLTDEEGDFILIHHEDLRLSQKAEEVYAQLQRMLLEQHEKCVLFSKQFMHQGNVAETTRFEKLAQDRKKQLEILHLAQAQGLDPPSHHFELKTFQTVRIFAELNSTEMHLIVVRGMNLPAPPGVTPDDLDAFVRFEFHYPNSDQAQKNKTAVVKNTNSPEFDQLFKLNINRNHRGFRRVIQSKGIKFEIFHKGSFFRSDKLVGTAHLKLERLENECEIREIVEVLDGRKPTGGKLEVKVRLREPLSGQDVQMVTENWLVLEPRGL
- the CC2D1B gene encoding coiled-coil and C2 domain-containing protein 1B isoform X3; amino-acid sequence: MEFSPEDVLLGMEETEDDGDLEAELLALTGEVGTTGKKPAPKGQAPLPMAHIEKLAADCMRDVEEEEEEEGLEEDADLLTELQEVLGADEEAGPLDGDETASPGGSEEKEQENIESPVQTALLTAPVPAAQAGGPQGLQALLEDRIHNYQEAVASAKETGEAAKARRCERGLKTLESQLAAVRKGRKISEDEIPPPVALGKRPLAPQETTNRSPEAEPPAPHSVEPDNPSQPETSLLGSPSISGPPDSDADPRALLLARQREYKVAALNAKRAGDLDRARELMKIGKRFGAVLEALEKGQPVDLSAMPPAPEDLKPLPQASKASTAPSDVHPAVERVQPVMAPDIPATPVAPSEPQTVLDALQQRLNKYREAGAQARGSRDERKARMHERIAKQYQDAIRAHRAGRKVDFAELPVPPGFPPIPGWEPTMGTEEDVVAATLAAAQKLASSEDTAPAEEDEDEDKDEPPAKAPVARKPAQPLVPSSRPLPEPKASSSKESLSPAVREQVALLQARRLQYQRAALQAKRGQDLEQAKAHLRVAKSLEAQIIQVRAGRPVDLAKVPSPLTDEEGDFILIHHEDLRLSQKAEEVYAQLQRMLLEQHEKCVLFSKQFMHQGNVAETTRFEKLAQDRKKQLEILHLAQAQGLDPPSHHFELKTFQTVRIFAELNSTEMHLIVVRGMNLPAPPGVTPDDLDAFVRFEFHYPNSDQAQKNKTAVVKNTNSPEFDQLFKLNINRNHRGFRRVIQSKGIKFEIFHKGSFFRSDKLVGTAHLKLERLENECEIREIVEVLDGRKPTGGKLEVKVRLREPLSGQDVQMVTENWLVLEPRGL
- the CC2D1B gene encoding coiled-coil and C2 domain-containing protein 1B isoform X4, yielding MMGTWRLSCWPSLGKWGPQARSQHPRGRTELQEVLGADEEAGPLDGDETASPGGSEEKEQENIESPVQTALLTAPVPAAQAGGPQGLQALLEDRIHNYQEAVASAKETGEAAKARRCERGLKTLESQLAAVRKGRKISEDEIPPPVALGKRPLAPQETTNRSPEAEPPAPHSVEPDNPSQPETSLLGSPSISGPPDSDADPRALLLARQREYKVAALNAKRAGDLDRARELMKIGKRFGAVLEALEKGQPVDLSAMPPAPEDLKPLPQASKASTAPSDVHPAVERVQPVMAPDIPATPVAPSEPQTVLDALQQRLNKYREAGAQARGSRDERKARMHERIAKQYQDAIRAHRAGRKVDFAELPVPPGFPPIPGWEPTMGTEEDVVAATLAAAQKLASSEDTAPAEEDEDEDKDEPPAKAPVARKPAQPLVPSSRPLPEPKASSSKESLSPAVREQVALLQARRLQYQRAALQAKRGQDLEQAKAHLRVAKSLEAQIIQVRAGRPVDLAKVPSPLTDEEGDFILIHHEDLRLSQKAEEVYAQLQRMLLEQHEKCVLFSKQFMHQGNVAETTRFEKLAQDRKKQLEILHLAQAQGLDPPSHHFELKTFQTVRIFAELNSTEMHLIVVRGMNLPAPPGVTPDDLDAFVRFEFHYPNSDQAQKNKTAVVKNTNSPEFDQLFKLNINRNHRGFRRVIQSKGIKFEIFHKGSFFRSDKLVGTAHLKLERLENECEIREIVEVLDGRKPTGGKLEVKVRLREPLSGQDVQMVTENWLVLEPRGL